The sequence below is a genomic window from Desulfopila inferna.
TCGGCCAGGACTTTGAGGTTCATCTTCTCATCGTCCACTATCAGAATACGGGCTTTCTTCTCTTCAATTACCATGGGCGCCTCAACCTTTTTGCCGTTGTAACCGATGTAACAGGTCAGTTGCCAACTCCGCCGCCTCCTCGAAATCTATGTCGTCAATCATTGCTTCGATCTCCGCCATAGCCTCCTCATGCCCGCACCCTGCCAGCATCTCCTTCATTTGCTGAAAATGCTCTTCGGCTGCAAGTTCTCCATGCTCCAGCAGATGAATAAGATGCTTCGCTTTTGCCCTGATCTCAGACAATCCATAATCACCACTGCGGGAAGTTCCTCCGGCGTCCTCAAACTCCTCCGGCAGCAGGGCTAAAGAGGAAAGCACCTTGTTCAAGGCATCGATCAGCAAAGGAAGTTTATGCGTTGCCGATTCCCGGTTTTCCTCGATCAGAACGATTTCCAGTTCACTGGCTTCTTCAAATATTGACTGTGCGCCTATATAGCCGGCAACTCCTTTCACCGTATGGACATGCTCATATATCCTGGCCCAGTTTCCTGCTATGGACAACTCCTGCAAAGTCCCCGGCAGAGTGGAAAAGCTTTTCTTGAAATCCTTCAGCATCCTCAGGAACAGTTCGGAGTTATCGCCGAGCCGGCGAATGGCCTTATCCTTATCAATTCCAGCAAGCGTCGGCACAACGATTTCGCCCTTAATCCGTTCAGCAGCCCGGTTATCCTCCGTCGGTAAACTTCTTTCGCATTTGCCGGGTATCCACTCCTTCAGAGCTTTGTACAGCAAGTCCGGATCAATTGGCTTGTTGATATGATCATTCATACCGGCGGCCAGGCTTTTTTCGCGGTCCCCCGCCATTGCATGAGCCGTCATGGCAATAACCGGCAGATCCTTCAGCTCACTGTTTTGGCGAATCCTGCGGGTTGCCTCCAGGCCATCCATCACCGGCATCTGAATATCCATGAGAACAAGGTCGAAGGACTTTTCCGCAAGAACATCCAGGCACTCATGACCGTTATCGACGATTTCCACCTGCATACCGGCATTTTTCAGAAAGGCGGCTCCGACCTCCTGATTGATATGGTTATCGTCAACCAGCAGGATGCGGGAACCCCGAATCGTATCAAGTTCGAGGATGGCGGCGGTATCTTTCCTAGATATCCGTGGACCGTCAACAGAAGGAATTCTGAGAATTTGCAGAAGCGTATTGTAAAGCACCGAGCCGTATACAGGTTTGAGAAGAAAGGCATCCATGCCGACCTTGCCGGCCTCGACATATGCCTCTTCACGGCCGTTGGCTGTGACCATCAGCATCGCCGGAACCTTGGCCAGAGACGCATTAGCCCGTATTCGTCGGGCTGTTTCAATGCCGTCTATCCCTGGCATCACCCAGTCGAGCAGGACCACATCATAGGGTTTACCCGCCTTGACGGCCTCTTCCAGTCGAACTATGGCGGAATGGCCATCCTGAACACTGTCCACCTCCATATTGATGGCCGAAAGCATCAAGCTCAACACATCGCGGGCGGCTTTGTTGTCATCGACGACGAGGGCACGCAGGCCATCAAAGGATTCGGGCATGCGGGTCTCGGGGAAAGTTTTTGCGCTGGTTAGCCGGAGTCGAACCGTGAACAGAAAATTCGAACCCTCTCCCGGCAGGCTTTCCACCCAGACACGGCCACCCATCATCTCGGTGAGTTGTCTGCAGATAGTCAGCCCCAATCCGGTTCCGCCGAATTTTCTGGTTATCGAATCATCCGCCTGACTGAAGGCGCTGAAAAGATTTTCGACCTGCTCCTTCTCCAGGCCGATACCGCTGTCCCGTACGCTGAATTTCAATGCTATGGTCTCTTCCCTCAATTCTTCCACGGTGACGGTAACAACCACCTCTCCGCGCGCAGTAAACTTTACCGCATTACCGGCAAGATTCATCAGTACCTGGCCGAGGCGCAGAGGATCGCCAACGAGGGTCTGGGGCACCTGGGGCTCGACATGAAAAAGGAATTCCAACCCCTTTTCTTCGGCCTGCATGCCTATGACGTTGACGACATTGGCAAAGACATCATCTATATTGAAAGGTATCGACTCAAGCTCCAGTTTGCCTGCATCGATTTTGGAAAAATCGAGGATATCATTGATAAGCCCCAGCAGGGTTTTGGCAGAACCGAGGATTTTATCGGCATAATTGCGCTGCTGGGGGTCGAGTTCGGTCTTTTGCAGAAGCTGGGACATGCCGATGACGCCATTCATCGGTGTTCGTATCTCATGGCTCATGCGTGCCAGGAAAGCCCCTTTTGAGGCATTGGCGGACTCGGCGATATCACGGGCCTGGCGCAACTCATATTCAAACTGCTTATGCGCGGAGAGATCCATGGCGGTAAACAGATACCCCTTCATTCGTCCTTCGGAATACAGGCCGGTAATCGACAGATTTACCTCGAGGTATTTACCATCGTGGCATTTATAGAGCCACTCCTGTCCGCGAGTTTGTTTCTCTTTAACATACTGAGCGAAGACATTCATACCGGTAAGGGAGGATTCGACGACGCCGCTGACTTCATTGCCGTAGTTTTCAACCTCGTCTTCAAGATGCAGAGAAAGGATATTAACCTTGCCCACCATATCTCTTGCTTTATATCCCAGCAGCGTTGAGGCTCCGCGGCTGAACAGCTGGATAGTACCATCAAGATCGGTTGCAATGATAGAAAGCTGGGTGGCTGCATCGAGAACGGCCTGACGCTCGGAATCGGCAATCTGGAAACGACGCAGCATCTGCTCGGTCTGCTCAAACTGTTTAACGACGAAGTCCGATGTTATATCAGCTGCTTCACGGGCAACTTTTATCTCCTGACGGAGCATCTCGTTCTCGGCCTGCAGTTCATGCAAACTTTTTTCCATCGACTTTTCCTTTAATGACATTGCTCGGCAGCGGCTCCCTTCACAGCAATATTCATGCTCATCTCCGCAGCCTTTTTTACAACATGGTCATTAAATTCGCCTTCAAATCCTACCAGAAACACCTCATCGACCATATCTTTTTCACAAACCCGGGGGAGCACTGCAAGCACATAGGCCAACCCGAGATCATGGCCGAAATGGACGTCGGCCACACTGCTGGTAATAGTTTCCCGGTCAA
It includes:
- a CDS encoding response regulator; the encoded protein is MEKSLHELQAENEMLRQEIKVAREAADITSDFVVKQFEQTEQMLRRFQIADSERQAVLDAATQLSIIATDLDGTIQLFSRGASTLLGYKARDMVGKVNILSLHLEDEVENYGNEVSGVVESSLTGMNVFAQYVKEKQTRGQEWLYKCHDGKYLEVNLSITGLYSEGRMKGYLFTAMDLSAHKQFEYELRQARDIAESANASKGAFLARMSHEIRTPMNGVIGMSQLLQKTELDPQQRNYADKILGSAKTLLGLINDILDFSKIDAGKLELESIPFNIDDVFANVVNVIGMQAEEKGLEFLFHVEPQVPQTLVGDPLRLGQVLMNLAGNAVKFTARGEVVVTVTVEELREETIALKFSVRDSGIGLEKEQVENLFSAFSQADDSITRKFGGTGLGLTICRQLTEMMGGRVWVESLPGEGSNFLFTVRLRLTSAKTFPETRMPESFDGLRALVVDDNKAARDVLSLMLSAINMEVDSVQDGHSAIVRLEEAVKAGKPYDVVLLDWVMPGIDGIETARRIRANASLAKVPAMLMVTANGREEAYVEAGKVGMDAFLLKPVYGSVLYNTLLQILRIPSVDGPRISRKDTAAILELDTIRGSRILLVDDNHINQEVGAAFLKNAGMQVEIVDNGHECLDVLAEKSFDLVLMDIQMPVMDGLEATRRIRQNSELKDLPVIAMTAHAMAGDREKSLAAGMNDHINKPIDPDLLYKALKEWIPGKCERSLPTEDNRAAERIKGEIVVPTLAGIDKDKAIRRLGDNSELFLRMLKDFKKSFSTLPGTLQELSIAGNWARIYEHVHTVKGVAGYIGAQSIFEEASELEIVLIEENRESATHKLPLLIDALNKVLSSLALLPEEFEDAGGTSRSGDYGLSEIRAKAKHLIHLLEHGELAAEEHFQQMKEMLAGCGHEEAMAEIEAMIDDIDFEEAAELATDLLHRLQRQKG
- a CDS encoding hydrogenase maturation protease — its product is MKSRIICIGNRLLPKDAFGPAVFDDLLTRCLPAGIEIIEGGTAGLNLLPLLEARGRVVFVDTVSGFAEAGTLVLLDRETITSSVADVHFGHDLGLAYVLAVLPRVCEKDMVDEVFLVGFEGEFNDHVVKKAAEMSMNIAVKGAAAEQCH